Part of the Actinomyces howellii genome, CCCACGCGCCGCCGCGGCGCCCCGATGGCGTGGGGCGCGGTGAAGGTCTCGTCGCCGTCGAAGGTCCACGAGCCGTACAGGCCCAGGTGGACCCGCAGCCAGGTGACCGCGCCGTCCTCGATCGACATGTCGGCCTGCGGCCCGAAGGCGGCGAACAGGTGCTTGCCGTGGGCCGTCGCCGAGAGGAGCACCTGACCGTCGATGCGCTCGGCTCCCGCGCTGAATCGGCCCTGGGGCGAGGAGGCGGCCAGGCGTCGTCCGCCGTAGAGCTCGGCCAGGGCACGGGCGAGGCGGTGAACGGTGTGACCCTCGGGCATGCCGGCACGCTACCCCACCGCGGGGCGGGGCCGAGGACGCGACCAGGCGGTGGGTCAGGCTCCCTGGTGGACCCGGCGCTCGTAGTCGGCCAGCTGCCCGATGCGCCGCGCGTGGCGCTCGTCCCCGCTGAAGGGCTCGGCCAGGAAGGCGTCGACGATCGCGAGGTTGTCCTCGAGGCTGAGCATCCGCCCGCCCAGCGACACGACGTTGGCGTCGTTGTGCTGGCGCGCCAGGACCGCGGTCTCCACCGACCAGGCCAGCGCCGCGCGCACCCCGTCGACCTTGTTGGCGGCGATCTGCTCGCCGTTGCCCGAGCCTCCGAGCACGATGCCCAGGCTGCCGGGGTCGGCCACGACCGCCTCGGCGGCCTCGATGCACATGGCCGGGTAGTCGTCAGCCGGGTCGTACACGAAGGCGCCGTGGTCGACGACGTCGTGCCCCTGGGCGCTCAGGTGCTCGGTGAGGGCCGACTTGAGGTCGAATCCGGCGTGGTCGGCGGCAATGTGAACGCGCATGGTCGGATTGTGCCTCACGCGAACACCTGCGTGCGCGATGAGTCCGGCACGGTGGGTCGGGCAGGAGGGCCGCTAGGTTGACACCATGGCTCACATCCCAGGCACCACCGGCACCCCAGGCAGCACCGGCACCACCAGCACCGTCGGAGCCGCCACGGAGCCCGGCGCCCCGACCGTGCTGGCAGGCGTCCTCGAGACCGAGGCCGCCGACCCGCGCGTGCGGCCGCAGGACGACCTGTTCCGCCACGTCAACGGCTCCTGGCTCGACACCGCCGAGATCCCGGCCGACCGCCCCTCGACCGGCTCCTTCCACGTGCTGCGGGACCAGGCCGAAGAGGCCTGCAGGGACCTGCTCGAGGAGCTGGCCTCCCACGGGGCCGGCCCGGAGGAGGAGCCGGTCGGGAGCGCCTCCAAGATCGCCGCGCTGTACTCCTCCTTCCTCGACGAGGACCGCGTCGAGGCCCTGGGGGTCCGGCCTCTTGAGGTCGAGCTCGACCCGGTCCTGCGGGCCCCGGACAAGGAAAGCCTGGCCAGGGTGCTGGGAGCACGGCTGGCCATCGGCTTCACCGGTCCGCTCGACGCCGACGTCGAGGTCGACCTCAACGACCCTCAGGCCTACACCTCCTACCTCGGGCAGGCCGGGCTCGGCCTGCCCGACGAGTCCTACTACCGGGAGGAGACGCACGCCGCCCTGCGTGAGGCCTACACGGCGCACGTGGCCCGGATGCTCGACCTGGCGGGCGTGCCTGAGCGTCTGGGCGGGCCCGGGGCCCTCGCGACGGACGCGCCGGGTGCCGGCGCCACGGCCCGTGCCGAGGCGGTCACCGAGGCCGGCACGGACGGCTCCGTCGAGCCCGCCGCCCGCGTCATGGCCGTGGAGACCGCCCTGGCGCAGGGCCACTGGGACCGGGTCGCCTGCCGTGACATCGAGAAGATCAACAACCCGCGCACCTGGGAGGCCCTGACAGCCTCCGCCCCCGGCTTCCCGTGGGAGGAGTGGCGGGCGGGCATGGCCGAGGCCGCCGAGCAGGCCGGGACCGGGCTGCGCGGCCTGCTGGCCACCGCGATCGTCGAGCAGCCCGACTACCTGCCCCACATGGCCCGGGTGTGGCAGGACAGCGGTCTTGAGGACCTCAGGGCCTGGGCTGCGTGGCACGTCGTCCACGACCGCGCCGCGCTGCTGTCACGGGCCCTGGTCGAGGAGAACTTCGACTTCTACTCCCGCACGCTCCAGGGCGTCGAGGAGCTGCGCCCGCGGTGGAAGCGTGCGGTGGGCCTGGTCCAGGCCACGATGGGCCACGCCCTGGGCGAGGTCTACGTCGAGCGCCACTTCCCCCCGGAGCACAAGGCGCGCATGGAGACGCTCGTGTCCGACCTCCTCGAGGCCTACCGCCAGTCCATCGCCTCCCTGGAGTGGATGAGCCCCGGGACCCGCCGCCGCGCCCTGGACAAGCTCGAGCTGTTCACGCCCAAGATCGGCTACCCCGAGCGCTGGCGGGACTACTCGGCGGTGCGGGTCACCCCCGGCGACGTCCTGGCCTCCGTGCGCAGCGCCGAGGCCTGCGAGCTGGCCCGGACGCTGGGCAAGCTCGGCAGCCCGGTGGACCGGCTCGAGTGGCACATGACCCCCCAGACGGTCAACGCCTACTACAACCCGACGATGAACGAGATCGTCTTCCCGGCGGCGATCCTCCAGCCGCCCTTCTTCGACCCCGATGCCGACGACGCGGTCAACTACGCTGGCATCGGCGCGGTCATCGGTCACGAGATCGGCCACGGCTTCGACGACCAGGGCTCGACCTTCGACGGCACGGGCAAGGTCGCCGACTGGTGGACCGCCGAGGACCGGGAGGCGTTCTCGGCGCGGACCCGCGCGCTCATCGCCCAGTACGACCTCTACCGGCCCGCCTCCCTCGTGCGCAGGGCCGAGGCCTCCGGCACGCCCGTCGAGGAGGTCCCCCACGTCAACGGCGCCCTGACGATCGGGGAGAACATCGGTGACCTGGGTGGACTGGGCATCGCCCTCAAGGCCTACCGCATGGCCCTGGCCCGCCAGGGCGTCGAGTCCTTCGCCCAGGCCCCGGTCATCGACGGCCTGAGCGCCCTCGAGCGGTTCTTCTACTCCTGGGCCAGGATCTGGAGGGGGAAGAACCGCGACGACTACGCCGAGCTGCTGCTCACCATCGACCCCCACTCCCCCGGGGAGTTCCGCTGCAACGGGATCGTGCGCAACGTCGACGCCTTCTACGAGGCCTTCGACGTCGACCGCGGAGACGCCTTGTGGCTCGACCCCGAGGAGCGGGTCAGCATCTGGTGACCGGGCTCGAGCCCGCCGGGACGGACGGGCAGCGGCGGGCCCTGCGCGGCTCGACCACCCCCTCGGGCCCCGTCCCGTCGGTCCGAGGCTGGGCCCTCCGTCCCAGTCCGGGGGCGGCGGGCACGCGGAGCGTGTCCGATGAGACTGGTGTGACTCCTGAGACCATCGACTCAGTTCGTGTTCTCTAGGTCACATTCAGTCGACTTGTGATCTTTCTGTGATCGGAGCAAGACTTGCCGGTGTCCGGCGCCTCCCAGCGCCACGTGCTCGACTCCCGATCATCCCTCTTGGAGGACCACATGCGTCTCGGACGCTCCATCGCCGCCGCGGGCGCCGCCGCGCTCGTCGCCTCGGGCCTCGCCCTGGCGGCCCCTGCCGCTGCCGACTCCACCGGCGCTGAGGCGACGGCCTCCGCCACGCCCACCGCCACCGCCACTCCCACTGCCACCGCCACGGCGACTGACGCCGCCGCCGATGCCGCGGCGCAGGCCACCGCGACGGCTCAGGCATCCGAGACCGCCTCCCCCACCGCGGAGGCGACCTCCGCCGATGACGCCACGCAGGCCGCGACCGACGCCGCCGGCGACGACGCCACCGAGGAGGCCGCCACCCCGAGCCCTGAGGCCACCGCGACGACGACCACCGGACCCTCCTCGGGGGCCTTCGCCGTCAACGACCTGGACTCGGCCGTCATCGACCCGGCGACCACCTCCCTGACCCTGTCGGGCACCGGCTGCCAGGTCACGGACGGGGCCGCGGGCCAGGTCGCCGTCGCCCTGGTCCACGAGCCGACCGGCACCAGGAGCACGGCGGTCCTCGTCGAGGCCGCAGCCGACGGCACGTGGAGCGCGACGATCGACATCGCTGCCGCGGTGGCCGAGATCGGGGCGGACACCAACACCGACCCGTGGCACCTCGTGGCCCAGTGCGCCGAGACCAACGCGCAGACCCAGACGCAGAGCCACCAGGTCTACCTCGACGGGACGACGGTCGACGGTGACGCGAGCATCATCTCCTCGGACACCAACGGCGACGGCGTCCACGACACCCAGACCTACGACATCAACATGACCGGCTTCACCCCCGGCGAGACCGTCACCTTCACGATCGTCAGCCAGGACGGCGCCGGTCGGTACGACATGGTCGCGCTCACGGCCGACGCCGACGGCCGCATCACGGGCAGCGGCCCGATGCCCGCCGTCCCCGACGGCCGCTACGTCATCGAGGCCGCCGGCTCGCGCTACGGCGAGGGCTTCACGAGCAAGCCCATCACGGTGACCAACGGCTGGTACCAGGTCGGCGAGGGCGCCAACCTCGGCGACACCGCCACGACGACGACCACGACGACGACGGTGACCGCCGCGGCCAGGCCCGCCTCGCGGACGACGACCCGCACGACCACCGAGCTGGCCAACACCGGCGCGGGCCTCGGCCTGGTCGTCGTGGCCGCCGGCCTCGTGGCCTCCGGCGCGGTCCTGTCGACGCGGCGCAGGTCCTGACCGGACCTAGCACCCCGTACCCGCGGCCCGGGTGCGCAGCCGACGCTGCGCACCCGGGCCGCGGCGCTGTCTCCACCTGCCTCCTGGCGCTCCCGGCCGGGCTCGTTTTCGTGCGACGACCGCTCAGTGAGAGGATGTGCGCGGCCTCGGCCGCTCCTGCGCACGACGACGTGCCGCCACAGGGAGCGCGCCGATCCCGTCGTCATCCCCCGTCAACCCGGAGACCAGAGCTAAGGAGCTTGCATGCCCGGTCAGAACCTGACCCGCGAGGAGGCGGCCACCCGCGCCGGCCTCCTGACCACGACGAGCTACGACGTCGTCCTCGACCTGAGCGGGGCCACCGACCCCGAGCGCGCGACCTTCAGGTCGACGACGACCGCCCGCTTCACCGCGGCACCCGGCGCCTCGACCTTCATCGACCTCGTGGCCCCCACGGTCCACTCGGTGGTCCTCAACGGTCGGCCCCTCGACCCTGCCGAGGTCTACGAGGACTCGCGTATCGCACTGGACGCCCTCGAGGCCGACAACGAGCTCGTCGTCGTCGCCGACTGCGCCTACATGCACACCGGCGAGGGCCTCCACCGCTTCACCGACCCGGCCGACGGCCTGACCTACCTGTACTCCCAGTTCGAGGTCCCCGACTCCCGCCGCGTCTACGCGGTCTTCGAGCAGCCCGACCTCAAGGCCTCCTTCACCTTCACGGTCACCGTCCCGCAGGGCTGGACGGTCTTCTCCAACTCCGCCACCCCCGAGCCGACCGCCGTCACCGACCAGGACGGTCAGCCGGCCTCGCTGTTCGCCTTCGCCCCCACCGAGCCGATGAGCTCCTACGTCACGGCCGTCGTGGCCGGCCCCTACGAGGGGGTCACCGACGAGTACGTCGCCCCTGACGGCCGGGTCGTGCCGCTGGGCGTGTACTGCCGGGCCTCGCTGCGCGAGCACCTGGACGCCGAGGAGATCCTGTCGATGACGAGGAAGGGCTTCGCCTACTACGAGGAGCTCTTCGGCACCCCCTACGCCTTCACCACCTACGACCAGGTCTTCGTGCCCGAGTTCAACGCGGGGGCGATGGAGAACGCAGGCTGCGTGACCCACCGCGACGACTACGTCTTCCGCTCGCGCCCCGTCGAGGCCCGCGTCGAGCGTCGTGCCGTGACGATCCTCCACGAGCTGGCCCACATGTGGTTCGGCGACCTCGTCACGATGCGGTGGTGGAACGACCTGTGGCTCAACGAGTCCTTCGCCGAGTACACCTCGACCCTCGCCACGGCCGAGACGACCCGGTTCACCGAGGTCTGGACCACCTTCCAGGCACTGGAGAAGGGCTGGGCATACAACCAGGACCAGCTGTCCTCGACCCACCCGGTGGCCGCGGAGATCAACGACCTGCACGACGTCGAGGTCAACTTCGACGGGATCACCTACGCCAAGGGCGCCTCGGTGCTCGCCGCGCTCGTGGGGTACGTCGGCCGGGACAACTTCTTCGCTGGGATCGCCCGCTACCTGGCCGCCCACGCCTACGGCAACGCCGAGCTGTCCGACCTGCTCACCGAGCTCGAGGCCACGAGCGGCCGCGACCTGTCGACCTGGACGAGGCTGTGGCTCCAGGAGGCTGGGGTGACCACGCTGCGCACCGAGCTGAGCACCGACGGCGACGGCGTCATCACCTCCGCGGCGATCCTCCAGGAGGTGCCCGAGGCCTCACCTGCCTCCCTGCGCCCGCACCGGGTGGTCATCGGCTCCTACAGCCTGGCCGACGGGGTGCTCGTGCGGACCGGCAGGGTCGAGCTCGACGTCGACGGCCCACGCACCGAGGTGCCCGAGCTTGTCGGGACCCGGCGCGGTGACGTCCTCGTGCTCAACGACGAGGACCTCACCTACGCCAAGGTTCGTCTCGACCCGCGGTCCCTTGACGCCGGCCTCACCCACGTGGCGGACTTCACCGACTCGCTGGCCCGCTCGGTCGTCATGTCCGCCGCCTGGGACATGGTGCGCGACGGCGAGCTCGCCGCCTCCCGCTACCTCGAGGCGGCCCTGGCGGCCCTCAGGGTCGAGACCCACTCCTCGGTGGTCATGGGCCTGCTGGGACGCGTGAGGACCTGCCTGAGCCTCTACCTGCCTCCCGCTGACCGTGCCGCGGCCGCCCCCGGCGCCGCGCAGGCGCTGCTCGAGCTGGCCCGGCAGGCCGACCCCGGCTCGGACGCCCAGCTCCAGCTCGCCCGGGCGGTGGCCGCTCACGCGGTCACCGACGACCAGCTCGACGCCGTGGCCGCCTGGCTCGAGGGCAGCGACGTCCTTGAGGGCCTCGAGGTCGACCAGGACCTGCGCTGGGAGCTGCTCACCGGGCTCGTCGCCGCGGGGCGGGCCGGTGAGGAGCAGATCGCTGCCGAGGAGGAGGCGGACCGCACGACCACCGGCCGCGAGCGCGCCGCCCAGGCCCGGGCCGCGGTGCCCACGCCCGAGGCCAAGGCCCGCGCCTGGCGCGCCCTGGTCGAGGACGAGTCGATGCCCAACGAGACCCAGGTCCGTGTCCTGGCCGGTTTCGGCTCGGTCGAGCGCTCCCCCGAGCTGCTCGTGCCCTACGTCGAGGCCTACGTCGAGGCCGCTGAGGGCATCTGGGCCTCGCGCACCTTCCACATGGCGGAGAACCTCCTGTCCGGCCTGTGGTCCTGCGCCACCGTCGGCCTGCCGGGTTCCGCACCCGCCGCCGCCCTCGAGGCGTGGCTGGCCGCGCACCCCGAGGCGCCGGCCGCCTTCCGCAGGATCGTCAGGGAGAACCTCGACGACACCCTGCGTGTCGCCGGTGCCCAGGCCTGCGAGGCCGCGCAGCGCGACCGGGTCTCGGACAAGACGGACGGGTTCGGTCTCCGGCAGTAGGATCGTGTCATGTTCAAACGTAAGAACAAGACCGCCACCAACGACCGCTTTGAGACCGTCTCCCGGGGCCGCGTGCCCGGCACGACGATCCAGGACGTCGTCCTCAGGGACCGCCAGACCGGGGTGTGCTACCTCCTGACCTCGTGGGGTTACGGCACCGGGCTCAGCCCGCTGCTCGACGCCGAGGGCAAGCCGGTCGTCCTTGACGACAAGCCGGCCACCACGCGGTAGGAACCGGTGCGGCACCGGTGAGACGAGGCCGCGGCACCCAGCACCCAGGCCCCGCAGGAGTACCCTCCTGCGGGGCCTGGGGCCGTCCTGGCCGGCGAGGACCGGGACGGACGGGAGCCGGAGGGCTGAGGCTCAGCCGGCACGGTCCTCCTGGTCCTTCTTGCCGGTCGACTCCGCCGCCGCGGACTGGGCGGCCGAGAAGGAGTCGGTCTCGTCGTCCTCACGGCCCGGGGTCTTGAAGTCGAAGGTGAGGATGAGGAAGCGGAAGAGGACGTAGTAGACGACGCCGTAGGCCAGGCCGATGACCACGAGCAGGATCGGGCCGGCCAGCGCGCCTCCGGACAGCTCGGCGGACTTGCCGAAGTTGAGCACGTAGTCGAAGGCCCCCGCCGAGAAGGTGAACCCGTCCTTGATGCCCAGCAGGTTGACCAGGGCCAGCGACAGGCCGGTCAGGACGGCGTGGATCACGTACAGGGGGAAGGCGATGTAGGCGAAGGCGTACTCGAGGGGCTCGGTGATGCCGGTGAGGAAGGCGGTCAGCGCCACGGAGACCATGAGGGCTCCGGTGGCCTTGCGCCGCTCGGGCCGGGCGGTGCGCCAGATGGCGAGGGCGGCACCCGGCAGGGCGAACATCATGATCGGGAAGAAGCCGGTCATGAAGGAGCCGGTCCAGGCGTTCGTGCCCTCGACACCGGAGAAGAAGCACGTGAGGTCCCCGTGGAGGGTCTGTCCCTCGGCGTCGGTGCACGATCCGAGCTGGAACCACGGGATCGAGTTGAGCAGGTGGTGGAGCCCCAGGGGCAGGAGCAGGCGGTTGGCGGTACCGAAGACGAAGGCGGCCACGGCGGCGCCCGCGCCCCCCTCGGTGCCTGCCTCCATGAGCCAGCCACCGAGGCGGTCGTTGATGAGCCAGTTGAAGGCCGGGTAGATCGCCGCCATGGCCACGGCGATGAGGACGGCGGCGCCGGAGGTGATGATCGGGACGAAGCGGCGCCCCCCGAAGAAGGCCAGCCAGTCCGGCAGCTTGATGCGGTGGTAGCGCTGCCACAGCGTGGCGGCGGTCAGGCCCATGATGATGCCGCCGAGCACGCCGTAGTTGATCGTGTCGGGGGTGTCCTTGCCGTCGCCCCCGGTGCCCCAGAAGGGGGCCAGGGCGTCGAGGACGGCCTGGAAGACGAGGTAGCCGAACAGCCCCGCGACCCCGGTGGACCCGTCGGACCTGCGGGCGAATCCCACGGCGACGCCGACGGCGAAGATGACCGGAAGGTTGCTGAAGACCGCACCGCCCGCAGCGGCGAAGACGTCGGCCACGGGCTGGACCCAGCCCATGCGTGCGGCTAGCCCGTCGGCACCCAGCATGTCGGCCTGCCCCAGGCGCAGGAGCAGCCCGGCGGCCGGCAGTGTGGCGATCGGCAGCATGAGCGAGCGGCCCAGGCGCTGGACGGAGGCGAAGGCCCCGCCTGTCCTCTGACCGGACCTCTGGTTGTCAGACACGTCGTCCTCCGTTGTCGGGATGGTGCAGCGGTACCGCGGCACCGGGGGTGTGCCGTGGGCCGTCATCGGCGTGAGGCGCGCTCGATGGCGAGCCCGACCCCACCAGTTTCGGTCATGCCCGTCCACGGCGCCACGTCACACGCACCGCGTTGCGGACTCGATGCCTTACGATGGCGGGACTGCGAGCAGTGCTTCGCACCCACCGTCCACACGGGGCGAGGGAGCCCCCGCCCCCTGGACCTGCTCTCACCTGTCTCACCTGCTCTGACCGGCTCTCACCCGCTCTCCCGCCCGTATCCCGGCCCCGGCCGCCCGACACAGAAGGACCCGACCATGTCCCAGGCGCAGAAGATCGTCACCGCCCTCGGCGGCTTCGAGAACATCACCGAGATCGAGCCGTGCATCACGCGGCTGCGCTGCGAGCTGACGGACCCGTCGCTGGTCGACGAGGCGGCGCTCAAGGCCGCCGGAGCCCACGGCGTGGTCACCGTGGGCTCGGTCGTCCAGGTGGTCGTGGGTCCCAACGCCGACACCATCGCGGAGGACATCGAGGACCTGCGATGACCCTGGCCGTCCGGGCGCCCCTGGCCGGGACGGCCGTCGCCCTGGACTCGGTGCCCGACCCCGTCTTCTCCGCCAGGCTCGTCGGCCCGGGCACGGCCCTGGACCCCGAGCGTGGCCCGCAGGCCGACGTGCTCGTCCGCGCCCCGGTGACAGGGACGCTGGCCAAGGCCCTCCCGCACGCCTTCGTCGTCGTCGCCGAGGACGAGCGCACCGTCCTGGTCCACCTCGGCCTGGACACCGTCACCCTGGAGGGCCGGTGCTTCACCACGCACGCCCAGGAGGGCGCCCGGGTGGAGGCGGGCGACCCCGTCGTGTCGTGGAGGCCCGCGGAGGTCGAGGCGGCCGGGCTGAGCCCGGTCGTGGCCGTCATCGCCCTGGACGGGGCGGAGGAGGATCTCACCCTGCCCGCCGAGGGAACCGACCTGCGGGCCGGGCAGACCCTGTTCACCTGGGGCTGAGCGCGCGACCAGGCACCCCGCCGGACCGGGGGCCTCGGCGGGACGCATCGCCCCTGCGCCCCGGGGCGGGTGAGGACGGTGAGGACCCTGCCTCGCCCCCGGCGGTCCCGGGGGCGAGGCGACTCAGCGTCCCAGCTCCTCGCGCACCGCGGCGAGCAGGCTGGCCAGCCGGACGTTGTCGGGCAGGTCCTCGACGAGCACCGCCTCGCCCGAGCCGTCCGCCAGGGGCATCTTCCAGTTCGGGTACTCCAGGTCGGTGCCCGGCTGGTTCTGGGTGCGCCGCTCCCCGACGCCGTCGACGAGGGCGACGCCCACAAGCGCTGAGGGGGTGCGCACGACGTAGCGGTGGAGGGCCTCGACCACCTGCCGCTCGGAGGGGTCGTCCTCGAGGAGCCCGTGCTCGCGCAGGCGGGTCATCATGCGCTCGCGCTCGACGCGGGCCTCGGCGCGCACCTGCTCGACGGGCTCGGTCAGGAGCCCGAGGCGCTCGCGCAGGGCGACGTGCTCGTCGGCGAGGTAGCCCGCGGTGGGCGGCAGGTCGTGGGTGTTGACGGTGGACAGGGCGAGGTGGCGGTAGGCGCCGGGCTGGAGTGGCCAGCCGTCGCCCTGCTTCTCGAACCACAGCACCGAGGTGCCCAGGACCCCGCGGCTGGCGAGGTAGTCACGGGCCCAGGGCTCGACCGTTCCGAGGTCCTCACCGATGATGACCGCGCCCGCGCGCTGGGCCTCGAGGAGCAGGACGCCGACCATGGCCTCGTGGTCGTAGCGCACGTAGGCGCCCTCGGAGGCCCCCATGCCCTCGGGGATCCACCACAGGCGGAACAGGCCGATGACGTGGTCGACCCGCAGCGCGCCGGCGTGCCGCAGGACGGTGCGCACCATGTCGCGCAACGGGGCGTACGCGCTGTGCGCCAGGCGCACCGGGCTCCACGGCGGCTGGGACCAGTTCTGACCGAGCTGGTTGTACATGTCCGGCGGCGCGCCGACCTTGATGCCCGTGGCGAAGGCCTCGGGGTTGGACCACACGTCGGCCCCGTAGGCGTGGACGCCCACGGCCAGGTCGTCCATGACCCCCAGCGACATCCCCGAGGCCTTGGCCTCGGCCTGGGCACGCCCGAGCTGTTCGTCGACGACCCACTGCAGCCAGGCGTAGAAGTCGATGCGCTCGGACAAGGAGCGCGCCTCGTTGGCCACGAAGGCGCTCGAGGCGTCCTTGAGGGTCTCGGGCCAGTCCTTGAGGGGACCGTGCTTCTCGGTCAGGGCGCACCACAGGGCGAAGCGCTCCAGGCCCTCGCCCTGCTCGGCGCGGAAGCGCTCGAAGGACCGCTGCCGCGAGCGCGGGCGCCCGGCGGCGAAGACGACCTCAAGGGCCTCGCGCTTGGCCTTCCAGGCGGCGTCGCGGTCGATGGGCTCGGTGGACTCGTTGGAGGCGGCGACCTCCTCGTGGGCCCACTGCACAAGGGATCGGCGCGGCCCGGACAGGCGGGCGACCTCGGGGATCGCCTCGGGGCGGATGTAGATCGGGTTGACGAACCGGCGCGTGACCGGAAGGTAGGGCGAGGGCGTCATCTCCCCGGCGGGCTCGGCCGCGTGCAGCGGGTTGATGAGCAGGAAGTCGGCGCCCTGGTCTCCCAGGAAGCTGACGAGCTCGGCGAGGTCGTCGGCGTCCCCGATGCCCCAGGAGGAGCGGGAGCGCACCGAGTACAGCTGCGCCATGACGCCCCAGCCGCGCCTGCCCAGGGAGGCCGGCAGCTC contains:
- a CDS encoding M13 family metallopeptidase; the encoded protein is MAHIPGTTGTPGSTGTTSTVGAATEPGAPTVLAGVLETEAADPRVRPQDDLFRHVNGSWLDTAEIPADRPSTGSFHVLRDQAEEACRDLLEELASHGAGPEEEPVGSASKIAALYSSFLDEDRVEALGVRPLEVELDPVLRAPDKESLARVLGARLAIGFTGPLDADVEVDLNDPQAYTSYLGQAGLGLPDESYYREETHAALREAYTAHVARMLDLAGVPERLGGPGALATDAPGAGATARAEAVTEAGTDGSVEPAARVMAVETALAQGHWDRVACRDIEKINNPRTWEALTASAPGFPWEEWRAGMAEAAEQAGTGLRGLLATAIVEQPDYLPHMARVWQDSGLEDLRAWAAWHVVHDRAALLSRALVEENFDFYSRTLQGVEELRPRWKRAVGLVQATMGHALGEVYVERHFPPEHKARMETLVSDLLEAYRQSIASLEWMSPGTRRRALDKLELFTPKIGYPERWRDYSAVRVTPGDVLASVRSAEACELARTLGKLGSPVDRLEWHMTPQTVNAYYNPTMNEIVFPAAILQPPFFDPDADDAVNYAGIGAVIGHEIGHGFDDQGSTFDGTGKVADWWTAEDREAFSARTRALIAQYDLYRPASLVRRAEASGTPVEEVPHVNGALTIGENIGDLGGLGIALKAYRMALARQGVESFAQAPVIDGLSALERFFYSWARIWRGKNRDDYAELLLTIDPHSPGEFRCNGIVRNVDAFYEAFDVDRGDALWLDPEERVSIW
- a CDS encoding ribose-5-phosphate isomerase, translating into MRVHIAADHAGFDLKSALTEHLSAQGHDVVDHGAFVYDPADDYPAMCIEAAEAVVADPGSLGIVLGGSGNGEQIAANKVDGVRAALAWSVETAVLARQHNDANVVSLGGRMLSLEDNLAIVDAFLAEPFSGDERHARRIGQLADYERRVHQGA
- a CDS encoding DUF6440 family protein; this encodes MFKRKNKTATNDRFETVSRGRVPGTTIQDVVLRDRQTGVCYLLTSWGYGTGLSPLLDAEGKPVVLDDKPATTR
- a CDS encoding PTS sugar transporter subunit IIA, which encodes MTLAVRAPLAGTAVALDSVPDPVFSARLVGPGTALDPERGPQADVLVRAPVTGTLAKALPHAFVVVAEDERTVLVHLGLDTVTLEGRCFTTHAQEGARVEAGDPVVSWRPAEVEAAGLSPVVAVIALDGAEEDLTLPAEGTDLRAGQTLFTWG
- a CDS encoding glucose PTS transporter subunit EIIB — encoded protein: MSQAQKIVTALGGFENITEIEPCITRLRCELTDPSLVDEAALKAAGAHGVVTVGSVVQVVVGPNADTIAEDIEDLR
- the pepN gene encoding aminopeptidase N, which encodes MPGQNLTREEAATRAGLLTTTSYDVVLDLSGATDPERATFRSTTTARFTAAPGASTFIDLVAPTVHSVVLNGRPLDPAEVYEDSRIALDALEADNELVVVADCAYMHTGEGLHRFTDPADGLTYLYSQFEVPDSRRVYAVFEQPDLKASFTFTVTVPQGWTVFSNSATPEPTAVTDQDGQPASLFAFAPTEPMSSYVTAVVAGPYEGVTDEYVAPDGRVVPLGVYCRASLREHLDAEEILSMTRKGFAYYEELFGTPYAFTTYDQVFVPEFNAGAMENAGCVTHRDDYVFRSRPVEARVERRAVTILHELAHMWFGDLVTMRWWNDLWLNESFAEYTSTLATAETTRFTEVWTTFQALEKGWAYNQDQLSSTHPVAAEINDLHDVEVNFDGITYAKGASVLAALVGYVGRDNFFAGIARYLAAHAYGNAELSDLLTELEATSGRDLSTWTRLWLQEAGVTTLRTELSTDGDGVITSAAILQEVPEASPASLRPHRVVIGSYSLADGVLVRTGRVELDVDGPRTEVPELVGTRRGDVLVLNDEDLTYAKVRLDPRSLDAGLTHVADFTDSLARSVVMSAAWDMVRDGELAASRYLEAALAALRVETHSSVVMGLLGRVRTCLSLYLPPADRAAAAPGAAQALLELARQADPGSDAQLQLARAVAAHAVTDDQLDAVAAWLEGSDVLEGLEVDQDLRWELLTGLVAAGRAGEEQIAAEEEADRTTTGRERAAQARAAVPTPEAKARAWRALVEDESMPNETQVRVLAGFGSVERSPELLVPYVEAYVEAAEGIWASRTFHMAENLLSGLWSCATVGLPGSAPAAALEAWLAAHPEAPAAFRRIVRENLDDTLRVAGAQACEAAQRDRVSDKTDGFGLRQ
- a CDS encoding PTS transporter subunit EIIC, translated to MLPIATLPAAGLLLRLGQADMLGADGLAARMGWVQPVADVFAAAGGAVFSNLPVIFAVGVAVGFARRSDGSTGVAGLFGYLVFQAVLDALAPFWGTGGDGKDTPDTINYGVLGGIIMGLTAATLWQRYHRIKLPDWLAFFGGRRFVPIITSGAAVLIAVAMAAIYPAFNWLINDRLGGWLMEAGTEGGAGAAVAAFVFGTANRLLLPLGLHHLLNSIPWFQLGSCTDAEGQTLHGDLTCFFSGVEGTNAWTGSFMTGFFPIMMFALPGAALAIWRTARPERRKATGALMVSVALTAFLTGITEPLEYAFAYIAFPLYVIHAVLTGLSLALVNLLGIKDGFTFSAGAFDYVLNFGKSAELSGGALAGPILLVVIGLAYGVVYYVLFRFLILTFDFKTPGREDDETDSFSAAQSAAAESTGKKDQEDRAG